tcacccattccaaaatgcattccattctctcaaaatcattccatccctCCCCcctttttttttccattccattccctcttcacccttcattaacaacaccacaacccactaCCGTTGCCACCACCCACCACAACTGTCATCCGCTGCCGTCACCCACCACCGCCGTCACCCGCCACCGTCGTCACCCGCCACCGTCGTCACCCGCCACCGTCGTTGCCGCCACCCACCTCCATccccgccaccgccaccgccgtcGCCGCCATCCACCATCGCCGTTGCCACCTCCGatcaccactaccaccacccacCTTCGATCATTTCCGCAACCATCGCCGTTGCCATCTCCGATCACCGCCGTCGTTGCCACCCATTTCCACCATTGctatcaaccaccaccacccaccccacCACCGTAACCACCTGCCACCACCGTCGCCACCGCTACCAGCTCTGACTACCGCGGCCACCCACATTCGccgtcacccaccaccaccaccgctgtCACCGTCTCCACTCGCCACCGTCTccacccaccaccgccgccgctacaactgccacctatcaccacccaccatCGCCGCCCATCATTGACCACCGCCATccgattttattccttcgtcttttctcgcataccaaacaacaaaaagtaatggttcattccattctcacattgtaaccaaacaagacatgcaATGGTAGTGatcaattccattacctcatccattccattagctcatccattccattcccccgtccattccattaccccataccaaacagacccaaATACGTAGATTTGAAAGGCCACAATGTAGCGATGGTTATAATGCCATATGCCTACTCATATTCATCATTCGAAACGTTGTGTCCCATGGGGAACCTAAATTGTTGTTAGCTAGCATAATGATATACAGTAATTAACTAATTGGTCTAGCAACACATGGTATTATTTTTGGTAGTGGTGGAGTTTGACTAAAAGTTTCGAGAGAACGGAAAGTCATGGGACCAAATCCTTTTTCCTATCGTCATGTTTTGGGTTGTATGTTCGATTCGGGTCAAACAATAATAACTCCAAATAAAACAACGTAATCTTCAATCATTCAAATGACGCATTCTTACACATAAAACTAAAAAAAGccaaatattgtttaacaaaaataGAGACCAAAATATTTATAATGATACGAGATAAATGGTAAGTACCAAGACGAAGAATTACAACTCAGCCCGACAACCTTTAAGATAAATGGTAAGTATCTTTAGGACCTTTAAGATAAAAAGAACCCTCAACTTTGATTTATATATAAAGTAGTAACAAAATTTACTTAaagatattaaaaataataaaaaacttacTAATAGCCCGTTCTTTACATTTTCTAACTCAATACAAGAATATCTATAAATATATTTTGGACAATAAACTTGGTAGGGGCAGGATattttaggcaaaataattgacGGAGACggacctatataattttaaattttttcaGACAAAAACCGAAAATATTACATTTCTAACTGAAATATTCGCGGGGCGGATCCCCCCACCCTCCCCAGGTCACTTAAAAGGTACTCCCTGCTTCTTGGTGAATCATGCTCTTTTTTTAAACCTAGCCGGGTTACTCAAATCTTCCagttttccaattttctttgagTTTATTAAgtttttcaaaagaaaagaaaatgaaaaaaaaaaatccgtAATGAGTTAACGGCATGTTGCTAGGGGGTCGGGCAGGGGAGATGAGGCCATGGAGGTCAATGGACCCATTTCATTGAATCTGTTTTGCTAGGGTCTTATTATTTTCGTAAATTGTATTGATCGATCCATAGTTAAAAAAAAAGTCAACAATCTCTAGCTCAGCTGGTGGGTTGGGTGGTTGTCTCCTTTGGAGACGCCGGTTCAATCCCTGGCTGCTGCAGGGTGAGACACCCGGGTGAAGGCTCGGCTCGGGATTCTTTCCGGGTTCGAGTCCAACGGGGGGCGAGGGTTTAACCATTTCACGGGGTTTCTGCGCATCAGGGGTGTGCTACGCTTTCTAGCGGTGGTCGAGTAGTCGGCCTTTGGACATAGCTCCGAAATGGTGGGTTTAAACGTGGAAAGCagttagccgttaaaaaaaaaaaaaactagtttaaaaaaaaattaaaaagttataAGCATTCTTGGGCCGTCAATGGTGTTCCCATTTCACAATCTCTACTCTCAAAGTCTTGAGTTATATAAAACCCTAAATACCTAAAACTAAAACCCTCTGTTCTCCATCTTCTTCACAACCTTTTTGCCCCAAAATCAAATCAAAGATGGTTCGAAGCTTGAAAAACCCCAAGAAAGCAAAGCGAAAGAACAAGGTATGTATCCCACTCGTTAATTTACACCTGTTGAATTGCCATTTGTATTCTTTGTATGTTGTGATTCATAACATAATAATCAGAGCTCAAAGAAAGGAGATGGGTCTTCTTCTTCATCAAGCTCAATACCTTCAGTTCCAGCAAAGGTGTGGCAGCCAGGTGTGGATGCTTTAGAAGAGGGTGAAGAGCTTCAATGTGATCCTTCAGCTtataattctcttcatgcttTTCACATTGGCTGGCCCTGCTTAAGGTTAGGTTTATTACATAACTGCCATTAGTAATTATTATTCACAAATCACACTGTCATTACTCATTTCCACCCTTTTTTTTATGAAAAGTTTGTATTTTTATTACACCCAAATATTTAATAAGCTGTTACACATGTGCTTTTGGTGTGTTTTGATTTTTTCTGTTGTGGGTTAGTTGTTGTATGAGTTATTTTACCCTTTTTTGGTAGAAAGTTTGTATTTTTATTACACCTGTATGTTTGATAAGTTGTTACACATGTGCTTTTGTTGTGTTTAGGTTTATTATGTTGTGGGTTCTTTTTTTTGTTTGTAATTAGAGTTATGGTAATATATAAGTATTTGGAAGTGAGCTGCTAATAATTTCACTATGCTAGTTGAAAATGCTGCAACACTTGGTGAAAAGAAGGTTTTTGTTGCAACACAATGACATGGATTTGTTTGATGTGTTGCAGCTTTGATATTGTGCGCGATTCACTTGGGTTAGTTCGGACAGAATTTCCGCACACGATATATTGTGTCACTGGAACTCAGGTAATGTTAGTTGTTAGCTTTTAAGCTTCTTGTGTTTCGACTTTAAGAGGTTAAGTTTTAATGTGTCAAAAGGAATTATGAAGTTTTGCAGGTAACACACACATGCCTGCCATTAATGTTCCATAAAGCTATTAGCTCTTATGCTTTATTCTTGTTAATCTGTCTATTCTATTAGGCACACAATGCTTCTAATTCAATTGGAATATTTAAAATATCAAACATATCTGGGAAACGTCGGGAACTAGTACCAAAAAAACCATCCGATGACACTGATATGGACAGTGAGAGTAGCGATAGTGATGATGACGATGCGGAGAATGATGGACCAAAGGCTCCAGTTTTCCAGGTAACACATGCCTGCCATTAATGTTCCCGACTTTttaaaaaaagttgttttttttttttaatttccgTACATTTTCATAGGTGCGCAAGGTGTTTCATGAAGGCTGTGTTAACAGGATTCGTGCTATGCCACAAAAGCCTCATATATGTGCATCTTGGGGAGATACTGGTCATGTGCAGGTATAATAGGTTACTTTTTGTCATAAAGATCATAATATTCctttttagtgttttattgtacTTGATTAAAATCTATGCTACCGGTGTCACAGATTTGGGATGTCGGCTCTCATCTAAACGCAATGGCGGAATCGGAAACTAACATAAGCAAGGATGCTACGACAATAATTAATCAACCGCCATTAGTTAAATTTACCGGTCACAAGGATGAAGGTTACGCAATTGATTGGAGTCCTCTAGTCCCCGGCAGGCTTGTTTCTGGTATGAGTTATAAATAATAAACCGTGAATTttgaatttattttatttgatattataTTCAACAGTTCATTTTTGTTATTTGGATTTAAAAAGGGGACTGCAAGAATTGCATCCACTTATGGGAGCCAGCTTCCGACTCAACATGGAACGTTGATAGTAAACCTTTTGTCGGACATACGGCCAGTGTTGAAGATCTGCAGGTACCCAATTTATATTTTTTGACACTTATATTTACGGGTATTTTATTCGTTAAATGTaaatacataaacaaaattgagTAAAAGAACTCAAGCTTTGTCAACTTCTTTTTGATGCAGTGGAGCCCTACGGAACCGTTTGTGTTTGCGTCCGGTTCTGTTGATAAAACTATCGCGATATGGGACACGCGTATAGGGAAATCACCAGCAACTTCTATTAAGGCACATGAAACGGACGTCAATGTTATTTCTTGGAACAGGTTTGTAGCATGATCTATCTTTTATTTAAAACTTTTATGAACTAGTTAATAGGGTTAATAATATTATACT
The Helianthus annuus cultivar XRQ/B chromosome 6, HanXRQr2.0-SUNRISE, whole genome shotgun sequence genome window above contains:
- the LOC110865471 gene encoding glutamate-rich WD repeat-containing protein 1 produces the protein MVRSLKNPKKAKRKNKSSKKGDGSSSSSSSIPSVPAKVWQPGVDALEEGEELQCDPSAYNSLHAFHIGWPCLSFDIVRDSLGLVRTEFPHTIYCVTGTQAHNASNSIGIFKISNISGKRRELVPKKPSDDTDMDSESSDSDDDDAENDGPKAPVFQVRKVFHEGCVNRIRAMPQKPHICASWGDTGHVQIWDVGSHLNAMAESETNISKDATTIINQPPLVKFTGHKDEGYAIDWSPLVPGRLVSGDCKNCIHLWEPASDSTWNVDSKPFVGHTASVEDLQWSPTEPFVFASGSVDKTIAIWDTRIGKSPATSIKAHETDVNVISWNRLASCMLASGSDDGAFSIRDLRMLKEGDSVVAHFQYHKHPITSIEWSPHEASTLAVSSADNQLTIWDLSLERDEEEEAEFKAKTQEEVHAPTDLPPQLLFVHQGQKDLKELHWHTQIPGMLISTAADGFNILMPSNIESNLPAANGAA